A section of the Candidatus Cloacimonadota bacterium genome encodes:
- the rpe gene encoding ribulose-phosphate 3-epimerase, with amino-acid sequence MSIKIAASVLSADFSHLADEIKLLEAADMIHLDLMDGHYVPNLSFGYPLVSAIRKLSIKPLDAHLMVTNPQSYIEPLADIGIEWISFHQETVYHSHRMIQKIKSLGIKAGIALNPATPINSLDAILEDLDYVLLMSVNPGYSSQRFIPSVIDKVRQLSAYKKQYPQLQIEVDGGVNADNCTQLIEAGANILVSASYIFDAQDYSQAIYKLRGK; translated from the coding sequence ATGAGTATAAAAATTGCAGCGTCGGTTCTTTCAGCAGATTTTTCCCACTTGGCAGACGAGATAAAACTTTTGGAAGCAGCCGATATGATTCATTTGGACTTAATGGACGGTCATTATGTACCAAACCTCAGTTTTGGATACCCACTGGTTTCTGCCATCCGCAAACTAAGCATCAAGCCTTTGGATGCGCATCTAATGGTAACAAATCCTCAATCTTATATAGAGCCATTGGCAGATATTGGCATAGAGTGGATTTCATTCCATCAGGAAACGGTGTATCACAGTCACCGTATGATTCAAAAGATAAAATCTTTGGGTATTAAGGCGGGAATAGCGCTTAATCCTGCTACTCCAATCAATTCATTGGACGCAATTTTAGAAGACTTGGATTATGTTTTATTGATGAGCGTTAATCCGGGTTATTCGTCTCAGAGATTTATCCCTTCAGTAATAGATAAAGTAAGGCAATTATCAGCTTATAAAAAGCAATATCCTCAATTACAGATTGAAGTAGATGGGGGAGTGAATGCAGATAATTGCACTCAACTCATTGAAGCTGGAGCTAATATTTTGGTATCGGCTTCATACATATTTGATGCGCAAGACTATTCTCAAGCAATATACAAATTAAGGGGAAAATAG
- a CDS encoding DUF721 domain-containing protein, translating into MSFIRADSNFHKLILALGGERYSHFIQAYFCWQRIVGDLLAERSHPIKLDNDILYVGVQNSTWMQELVLRKADIISKYAAYGENINDIIYLINSPKRRKK; encoded by the coding sequence ATGTCTTTTATTCGTGCAGACAGCAACTTTCATAAACTCATCTTGGCATTGGGTGGGGAAAGATATAGCCATTTTATCCAAGCATATTTTTGTTGGCAAAGGATTGTTGGTGACCTTTTGGCAGAGCGCTCTCACCCGATAAAACTAGACAATGATATCCTTTATGTAGGGGTACAAAACAGCACGTGGATGCAGGAATTGGTTCTACGAAAGGCAGATATCATTAGTAAATATGCGGCGTATGGAGAGAATATAAACGATATAATCTACTTAATTAACAGCCCAAAGAGAAGAAAGAAATGA
- the rplI gene encoding 50S ribosomal protein L9: protein MKVILLENIEKLGKQGEVVNVKRGYARNYLVSRNYALYATPYNMKRLGSIQEEIQATEEKKITELKKLAEKIASIKLSFVRKVDEQGSLFGSVSENDIVHALQQEGLEIHRSAVQMEHHTKELGEHSIQVRLHKDVVADLNFVVEAEAE from the coding sequence ATGAAAGTTATCTTGCTCGAAAATATAGAAAAGTTGGGCAAACAAGGCGAAGTAGTAAACGTAAAACGCGGATACGCCAGAAACTATCTTGTTTCCCGCAATTATGCACTTTACGCCACCCCATATAATATGAAACGTCTCGGTAGCATACAAGAAGAGATTCAGGCTACCGAAGAAAAAAAGATTACAGAATTAAAAAAACTTGCCGAAAAAATCGCTTCTATTAAACTGTCTTTCGTCCGCAAAGTAGATGAACAGGGAAGCTTGTTTGGCTCAGTTTCAGAAAACGATATTGTTCATGCTCTTCAGCAAGAAGGCTTGGAAATCCATCGTTCTGCGGTGCAAATGGAGCACCATACCAAGGAATTGGGCGAACACAGCATTCAAGTTAGACTACATAAAGATGTGGTTGCCGATCTTAACTTTGTAGTTGAAGCAGAAGCCGAATAA
- a CDS encoding single-stranded DNA-binding protein has translation MADLRLPRLNKFIAAGRIANDLELKFTPKGTAVMRFTLAVDRNYKDESDQWQTVTSWIDCVAWSKTAEYLDKNAHKGSAVIVEGRVDTRNWTDQNNQNRKSTEVTADSIHLLEWKPRDGEAPQYETDTPMPSEESTQTKNATNDDVPF, from the coding sequence ATGGCAGACCTAAGATTACCCAGACTCAATAAGTTTATTGCAGCAGGAAGAATAGCTAACGATTTGGAGCTAAAATTTACACCCAAAGGAACAGCGGTAATGCGCTTCACTCTTGCTGTAGACAGAAACTACAAGGATGAATCGGACCAATGGCAAACAGTTACAAGCTGGATAGATTGTGTTGCCTGGAGTAAAACAGCCGAATATCTGGATAAGAACGCCCATAAAGGCAGTGCAGTTATTGTAGAGGGGCGAGTTGATACCAGAAATTGGACTGACCAAAACAACCAAAACCGTAAATCAACGGAAGTGACTGCGGATAGTATTCATTTGTTGGAGTGGAAGCCTCGTGATGGTGAAGCACCTCAGTATGAAACAGATACGCCAATGCCTTCGGAAGAATCTACACAGACAAAAAATGCAACTAACGATGATGTTCCATTTTAG
- the rpsR gene encoding 30S ribosomal protein S18 — protein MNYSDRKKKFSRRKYCKFCANADIVIDYKNIDLMRQYTSDVGKIEAARLTGTCAKHQRKLATEIKRARQMALIPYVVE, from the coding sequence ATGAATTATAGCGATAGAAAAAAGAAATTTAGCCGCAGGAAATACTGTAAGTTCTGCGCCAATGCAGATATTGTAATAGATTACAAAAACATTGATTTAATGCGTCAATATACGTCGGATGTTGGTAAGATCGAAGCAGCTCGTCTAACCGGGACATGTGCCAAGCATCAGCGCAAGTTGGCTACAGAAATCAAACGTGCTAGGCAGATGGCGCTTATTCCCTACGTAGTAGAATAA
- the rpsF gene encoding 30S ribosomal protein S6, which produces MIKDYELMVMFTPKLSAENADAANEAALKTLQEAGAEIIKTDAWGKRMLAYPIDKHQEAYYYVNYMKMDSLSIKAIKQQFNINENIIRHMFVARDEK; this is translated from the coding sequence ATGATTAAGGATTACGAACTTATGGTGATGTTTACCCCGAAGCTTAGTGCAGAGAATGCAGATGCGGCTAATGAAGCAGCATTAAAAACGCTGCAAGAAGCCGGTGCTGAAATCATCAAGACAGATGCTTGGGGGAAACGCATGCTTGCATACCCTATCGATAAGCATCAGGAAGCGTATTATTACGTGAACTACATGAAGATGGATAGCCTTTCAATTAAAGCCATCAAACAGCAGTTCAACATCAACGAAAACATAATCCGACATATGTTCGTTGCTCGTGACGAGAAATAA